One genomic segment of Chelonia mydas isolate rCheMyd1 chromosome 1, rCheMyd1.pri.v2, whole genome shotgun sequence includes these proteins:
- the LOC122465426 gene encoding histone H4, with translation MSGRGKGGKGLGKGGAKRHRKVLRDNIQGITKPAIRRLARRGGVKRISGLIYEETRGVLKVFLENVIRDAVTYTEHAKRKTVTAMDVVYALKRQGRTLYGFGG, from the coding sequence ATGTCTGGTCGCGGCAAAGGTGGTAAGGGCTTGGGAAAGGGGGGCGCTAAGCGCCATCGCAAGGTGCTCCGTGATAACATTCAAGGTATTACGAAGCCGGCTATTCGTCGTTTGGCGCGCCGTGGTGGCGTAAAGCGTATTTCTGGCTTGATCTATGAAGAAACCCGAGGAGTGCTGAAAGTGTTTTTAGAGAACGTGATCCGCGATGCTGTCACTTACACTGAACATGCCAAGCGAAAGACTGTGACTGCTATGGACGTAGTTTATGCTCTGAAACGCCAGGGTCGCACTCTCTACGGCTTCGGGGGCTAA
- the LOC102945196 gene encoding histone H3, with protein MARTKQTARKSTGGKAPRKQLATKAARKSAPATGGVKKPHRYRPGTVALREIRRYQKSTELLIRKLPFQRLVREIAQDFKTDLRFQSSAVMALQEASEAYLVGLFEDTNLCAIHAKRVTIMPKDIQLARRIRGERA; from the coding sequence ATGGCCCGGACCAAGCAAACCGCCCGTAAATCCACCGGTGGCAAAGCCCCCCGTAAGCAGTTGGCCACTAAAGCTGCCCGGAAGAGCGCTCCTGCTACTGGGGGAGTGAAGAAACCCCATCGCTATCGACCCGGCACCGTGGCCCTGCGAGAGATCCGCCGCTACCAGAAATCTACCGAGCTGCTCATCCGCAAGCTGCCCTTCCAGCGCCTGGTTCGTGAAATCGCCCAGGACTTCAAGACCGACTTGCGCTTCCAGAGCTCGGCCGTTATGGCCCTGCAGGAGGCCAGCGAAGCCTACTTGGTGGGGCTCTTTGAGGACACCAATCTGTGTGCTATTCACGCCAAGAGAGTCACCATCATGCCCAAAGACATCCAGTTAGCCCGGCGTATCCGAGGCGAGAGAGCTTAA
- the LOC102935609 gene encoding histone H3 yields MSGRGKGGKGLGKGGAKRHRKVLRDNIQGITKPAIRRLARRGGVKRISGLIYEETRGVLKVFLENVIRDAVTYTEHAKRKTVTAMDVVYALKRQGRTLYGFGELLRMARTKQTARKSTGGKAPRKQLATKAARKSAPATGGVKKPHRYRPGTVALREIRRYQKSTELLIRKLPFQRLVREIAQDFKTDLRFQSSAVMALQEASEAYLVGLFEDTNLCAIHAKRVTIMPKDIQLARRIRGERA; encoded by the exons ATGTCTGGTCGCGGCAAAGGTGGTAAGGGCTTGGGAAAGGGGGGCGCTAAGCGCCATCGCAAGGTGCTCCGTGATAACATTCAAGGTATTACGAAGCCGGCTATTCGTCGTTTGGCGCGCCGTGGTGGCGTAAAGCGTATTTCTGGCTTGATCTATGAAGAAACCCGAGGAGTGCTGAAAGTGTTTTTAGAGAACGTGATCCGCGATGCTGTCACTTACACTGAACATGCCAAGCGAAAGACTGTGACTGCTATGGACGTAGTTTATGCTCTGAAACGCCAGGGTCGCACTCTCTACGGCTTCGGGG AGTTGCTGAGAATGGCCCGGACCAAGCAAACCGCCCGTAAATCCACCGGTGGCAAAGCCCCCCGTAAGCAGTTGGCCACTAAAGCTGCCCGGAAGAGCGCTCCTGCTACTGGGGGAGTGAAGAAACCCCATCGCTATCGACCCGGCACCGTGGCCCTGCGAGAGATCCGCCGCTACCAGAAATCTACCGAGCTGCTCATCCGCAAGCTGCCCTTCCAGCGCCTGGTTCGTGAAATCGCCCAGGACTTCAAGACCGACTTGCGCTTCCAGAGCTCGGCCGTTATGGCCCTGCAGGAGGCCAGCGAAGCCTACTTGGTGGGGCTCTTTGAGGACACCAATCTGTGTGCTATTCACGCCAAGAGAGTCACCATCATGCCCAAAGACATCCAGTTAGCCCGGCGTATCCGAGGCGAGAGAGCTTAA
- the LOC102935163 gene encoding histone H1 — translation MSETAPVAAPAVSGSGAKTSTKKPKKAAGGSKTRKPPGPSVTELITKAVSASKERKGVSLAALKKALAAGGYDVEKSNSRIKLGLKSLVSKGTLVQTKGTGASGSFKLNKNPDETKEKAPKKKAAAKPKKPAAKKPKKAAAVKKSPKKVKKPAAAAAKKSAKSPKKVKAAAKPKKAAKSPAKAKAVKPKAAKPKPTKPKATKAKKATLKKK, via the coding sequence ATGTCGGAAACGGCGCCTGTTGCAGCTCCTGCTGTCTccggatctggggcaaaaacttcTACTAAAAAACCGAAGAAGGCGGCAGGAGGCTCTAAAACCCGCAAGCCTCCAGGTCCCAGCGTGACCGAGCTGATCACCAAGGCGGTGTCCGCTTCCAAGGAGCGCAAAGGGGTCTCGTTGGCCGCTCTTAAGAAGGCTCTGGCCGCCGGAGGGTACGATGTGGAAAAAAGCAACAGCCGCATCAAGCTGGGGCTCAAGAGCCTGGTGAGCAAGGGCACCTTGGTGCAGACCAAGGGCACCGGCGCATCCGGCTCTTTTAAACTCAACAAGAATCCGGATGAGACTAAGGAAAAGGCGCCCAAGAAAAAGGCAGCGGCAAAGCCTAAGAAACCAGCTGCCAAGAAACCCAAAAAGGCTGCGGCCGTGAAAAAGAGCCCGAAAAAAGTCAAGAAGCCAGCAGCTGCCGCGGCCAAGAAATCAGCCAAGAGCCCGAAAAAGGTGAAAGCTGCCGCCAAGCCTAAGAAGGCAGCCAAAAGCCCGGCTAAGGCCAAAGCGGTGAAGCCCAAGGCGGCCAAGCCCAAGCCGACGAAGCCAAAAGCAACGAAGGCTAAGAAGGCAACGCTCAAGAAGAAATAA